A stretch of Plodia interpunctella isolate USDA-ARS_2022_Savannah chromosome 15, ilPloInte3.2, whole genome shotgun sequence DNA encodes these proteins:
- the LOC128675741 gene encoding solute carrier family 25 member 3-like — MANKNKEQFSCEMYSDKFFMLCAAGGACACGSTHTFVTPLDVVKCRLQIDPKKYKSIFNGFRVSLSEGGMANLVKGWAPTLLGYSLQGSIKFSGYEYFKYKFAKMCDEETAYLYRTYLFLAASASAEVLADIGLAPFEATKVRMQTTPGYTSKMREAMPHMMKTEGFGVFYKGLTPLWGRQVPYTMMKFSSFEKTLEYLYANVVPKPREQCTKFEQLVLTFTAGYIAGVLCAIVSHPSDTIVSKLNKDPSASIGGILSEAGMFGIWRGLVARIIMIGTLTGLQWFVYDAFKVYTGMPRPPPAPMPESLRKKMAAQKK; from the coding sequence ATGGCGAATAAGAACAAAGAGCAGTTCTCATGTGAGATGTACAGCGACAAATTCTTCATGCTGTGTGCGGCCGGCGGCGCCTGCGCTTGTGGCAGCACACACACCTTCGTCACTCCGCTGGATGTAGTCAAATGTCGCTTGCAAATAGACCCTAAAAAGTACAAGTCCATATTTAACGGTTTTCGCGTCTCCTTGTCAGAAGGCGGCATGGCAAATCTAGTCAAAGGCTGGGCACCTACCCTCTTGGGTTATTCCCTTCAAGGCTCCATAAAATTCTCAGGATACGAGTACTTCAAATACAAATTCGCAAAAATGTGTGACGAAGAAACAGCTTATTTATACcgcacttatttatttttggctGCGTCTGCTTCTGCGGAAGTACTTGCAGATATCGGTTTGGCTCCTTTCGAAGCCACAAAGGTGAGGATGCAGACGACGCCGGGATATACATCCAAAATGCGAGAAGCCATGCCTCACATGATGAAGACTGAAGGTTTTGGAGTTTTCTATAAAGGTTTAACGCCATTATGGGGTCGTCAAGTGCCGTATACAATGATGAAGTTTTCCTCTTTCGAGAAAACGCTGGAGTATTTGTATGCTAATGTGGTGCCAAAGCCAAGAGAACAGTGCACGAAGTTTGAGCAGCTTGTTTTGACGTTTACGGCGGGGTATATAGCCGGGGTGCTGTGCGCGATCGTGTCGCATCCCTCTGACACAATCGTGTCCAAACTGAACAAGGATCCGAGTGCTTCCATCGGTGGGATTTTGTCAGAGGCAGGAATGTTCGGGATCTGGCGCGGACTGGTGGCGCGTATCATCATGATAGGGACCCTCACAGGCCTGCAATGGTTCGTGTACGACGCCTTCAAAGTCTACACGGGCATGCCCCGCCCTCCCCCGGCGCCCATGCCAGAATCTCTCAGAAAGAAAATGGCCGctcaaaaaaaatag